One window from the genome of Pieris napi chromosome 3, ilPieNapi1.2, whole genome shotgun sequence encodes:
- the LOC125063534 gene encoding methionine aminopeptidase 1 isoform X1: MAAVGLCETPGCNSNAQLQCPTCIKFGIQGSYFCSQDCFKKSWKTHKIIHSLAKGDNSEGTNGEYNPWPSYAYTGKLRPYPQSAKREVPPHIGRPDYADHPTGFPASENAAKGSGQIKVLDDEEIEGMRVACRLGREVLDEAAKACGVGVTTDEIDRIVHEACIEKECYPSPLNYHNFPKSCCTSVNEVICHGIPDMRPLQDGDLCNVDITVYHRGFHGDLNETFFVGNVPETSQKLVQVTYECLQKAIEIVKPGEKYREIGNVIQRHAQANGFSVVRSYCGHGIHRLFHTAPNVPHYAKNKAVGVMKPGHCFTIEPMINEGGWRDEQWPDHWTAVSADGTRSAQFEQTLLVTETGCDILTQRATGRPWFLDQMEKLK, from the exons ATGGCCGCAGTTGGTCTTTGTGAAACACCGGGATGTAATTCAAATGCCCAGTTGCAGTGTCCAACTTGTATAAAGTTTGGAATACAGGGCTCATATTTCTGCTCACAGGATTGTTTCAAGAAATCTTGGAAGACTCATAAAATCATCCATTCGTTAGCTA aGGGTGATAATTCTGAAGGAACCAACGGGGAGTATAACCCGTGGCCGTCCTATGCATATACCGGCAAGTTAAGACCTTATCCTCAAAGCGCGAAACGTGAAGTGCCGCCGCACATTGGTCGTCCGGACTATGCGGACCATCCTACAGGATTCCCCGCGTCAGAGAACGCTGCTAAGGGTTCAGGTCAGATAAAGGTGTTGGATGATGAGGAAATTGAAGGAATGCGAGTGGCTTGCCGCTTAGGGCGGGAAGTTCTTGACGAAGCTGCCAA GGCTTGTGGTGTTGGTGTAACAACAGATGAAATTGACAGAATAGTTCATGAAGCATGTATAGAAAAAGAGTGCTACCCTAGCCCTTTAAACTATCACAACTTTCCTAAAAGCTGTTGTACATCAGTTAACGAGGTTATCTGTCATGGTATTCCTGACATGCGTCCATTGCag GATGGCGATCTTTGTAATGTTGACATCACTGTTTACCACAGAGGCTTCCATGGAGATCTTAATGAGACTTTCTTTGTTGGAAATGTACCAGAAACTTCACAAAAGCTTGTACAAGTAACATATGAATGTTTACAAAAAGCTATTGAAATTGTTAAGCCTGGAGAAAAATATCGTGAAATTGGCAATGTAATACAGAGGCACGCTCAAGCAAACGGCTTTAGTGTAGTTCGGTCATATTGTGGACATGGGATACATAGACTATTCCATACAGCTCCTAATGTGCCACATTATGCTA AAAATAAAGCTGTTGGAGTGATGAAACCTGGGCACTGCTTTACCATTGAGCCAATGATCAATGAAGGAGGGTGGCGGGATGAGCAATGGCCAGATCACTGGACTGCTGTCAGTGCTGATGGGACGAGGTCTGCTCAG tttGAACAAACTCTACTTGTTACTGAGACTGGGTGTGACATATTGACGCAACGAGCCACAGGCCGACCCTGGTTCTTGGATCAAATGGAGAAACTTAAGTAG
- the LOC125063534 gene encoding methionine aminopeptidase 1 isoform X2 gives MLEAELPLAAIVLPGSNSYEGDNSEGTNGEYNPWPSYAYTGKLRPYPQSAKREVPPHIGRPDYADHPTGFPASENAAKGSGQIKVLDDEEIEGMRVACRLGREVLDEAAKACGVGVTTDEIDRIVHEACIEKECYPSPLNYHNFPKSCCTSVNEVICHGIPDMRPLQDGDLCNVDITVYHRGFHGDLNETFFVGNVPETSQKLVQVTYECLQKAIEIVKPGEKYREIGNVIQRHAQANGFSVVRSYCGHGIHRLFHTAPNVPHYAKNKAVGVMKPGHCFTIEPMINEGGWRDEQWPDHWTAVSADGTRSAQFEQTLLVTETGCDILTQRATGRPWFLDQMEKLK, from the exons ATGTTAGAAGCGGAGTTACCTTTGGCGGCAATTGTACTGCCTGGCTCCAATAGTTACG aGGGTGATAATTCTGAAGGAACCAACGGGGAGTATAACCCGTGGCCGTCCTATGCATATACCGGCAAGTTAAGACCTTATCCTCAAAGCGCGAAACGTGAAGTGCCGCCGCACATTGGTCGTCCGGACTATGCGGACCATCCTACAGGATTCCCCGCGTCAGAGAACGCTGCTAAGGGTTCAGGTCAGATAAAGGTGTTGGATGATGAGGAAATTGAAGGAATGCGAGTGGCTTGCCGCTTAGGGCGGGAAGTTCTTGACGAAGCTGCCAA GGCTTGTGGTGTTGGTGTAACAACAGATGAAATTGACAGAATAGTTCATGAAGCATGTATAGAAAAAGAGTGCTACCCTAGCCCTTTAAACTATCACAACTTTCCTAAAAGCTGTTGTACATCAGTTAACGAGGTTATCTGTCATGGTATTCCTGACATGCGTCCATTGCag GATGGCGATCTTTGTAATGTTGACATCACTGTTTACCACAGAGGCTTCCATGGAGATCTTAATGAGACTTTCTTTGTTGGAAATGTACCAGAAACTTCACAAAAGCTTGTACAAGTAACATATGAATGTTTACAAAAAGCTATTGAAATTGTTAAGCCTGGAGAAAAATATCGTGAAATTGGCAATGTAATACAGAGGCACGCTCAAGCAAACGGCTTTAGTGTAGTTCGGTCATATTGTGGACATGGGATACATAGACTATTCCATACAGCTCCTAATGTGCCACATTATGCTA AAAATAAAGCTGTTGGAGTGATGAAACCTGGGCACTGCTTTACCATTGAGCCAATGATCAATGAAGGAGGGTGGCGGGATGAGCAATGGCCAGATCACTGGACTGCTGTCAGTGCTGATGGGACGAGGTCTGCTCAG tttGAACAAACTCTACTTGTTACTGAGACTGGGTGTGACATATTGACGCAACGAGCCACAGGCCGACCCTGGTTCTTGGATCAAATGGAGAAACTTAAGTAG